Proteins from a single region of Sphaerochaeta globosa str. Buddy:
- a CDS encoding CPBP family intramembrane glutamic endopeptidase produces the protein MDSTIKTHEISSTKLVLLIFVPTTLVTGTYVVLGMMQTTIPSLLLFYLCATAILFPLELGIILYASKKEYGKISLRSAFFDQMKLQWWKILLYGSLLFAFAGLMSITVAPWEARLFVPMQQNIPAYFDWNALGQYPRTTVLITFAYYFLFNGFVGPITEELFFRGYLTSRVSRFGKAAPLIITILFSLYHFWAPFGNIFRIAVFLPAAYAAFKLKNIYVSMVCHCLCNIFSVIIFITAISA, from the coding sequence ATGGATTCAACAATCAAAACACACGAAATCAGCAGTACAAAGCTGGTGCTTCTGATATTCGTGCCCACGACCCTTGTTACCGGCACCTATGTGGTGTTGGGTATGATGCAAACCACCATCCCATCCCTCCTACTCTTTTACCTGTGTGCCACAGCAATTCTCTTTCCCCTTGAACTTGGAATTATTCTGTATGCAAGTAAAAAGGAGTACGGGAAAATCTCCTTACGAAGTGCCTTTTTTGACCAAATGAAGCTGCAATGGTGGAAAATCCTACTGTATGGGTCATTACTCTTTGCCTTTGCAGGGCTCATGTCCATTACGGTTGCTCCTTGGGAAGCTAGGTTGTTTGTCCCGATGCAGCAGAACATCCCTGCGTATTTTGATTGGAATGCCCTGGGTCAGTATCCACGCACTACCGTACTCATTACGTTCGCGTACTACTTCCTCTTTAATGGATTTGTGGGTCCCATCACCGAAGAACTGTTTTTCAGGGGATATCTCACCTCACGAGTAAGCAGATTCGGCAAGGCTGCACCGCTGATCATCACCATCCTTTTTTCGCTCTACCACTTCTGGGCGCCCTTTGGGAATATTTTCAGGATTGCCGTCTTTTTGCCTGCGGCGTATGCAGCCTTCAAGCTGAAGAACATCTACGTATCGATGGTCTGCCACTGCCTGTGCAACATATTCTCGGTGATTATCTTCATTACAGCAATTTCGGCCTGA
- a CDS encoding carbohydrate ABC transporter permease: protein MIVCHPSTTDGWLLAKGIEMQIRKRYNYTGYLYILPWIIGFLLLQLVPLINSFYYSFTNFQLLGDPKFLGLENYKKIFTADATFLQSLKVTSYYVMIAVPLKISFALVIAIILNQNIKGINLFRTLYYIPSILGGSVAISVLWKYLFMNQGVVNNIIAVFGIKAVDWLGDPRFALGTVSLVTVWQFGSSMLLFLAGLKQIPVSLYEAARIDGAGRMRIFWKITIPELSPIILFNLIMQMINAFQDFTSAFVITQGGPLKSTYLYGLMLYDQGFKFFKMGYSSALSWILFAIILFFTSLTFRSSESWVHYGDSL from the coding sequence ATGATTGTTTGCCATCCGTCCACTACGGACGGATGGCTTCTAGCAAAGGGAATTGAGATGCAAATACGCAAACGCTACAACTACACAGGATACTTGTACATCCTGCCTTGGATCATTGGGTTTCTGCTGCTCCAGCTCGTTCCCCTGATCAACTCCTTCTATTACTCCTTCACCAATTTCCAGCTTCTGGGGGATCCCAAGTTCCTTGGACTGGAGAACTATAAGAAAATCTTCACTGCCGACGCGACTTTTTTGCAGTCGCTGAAAGTGACGTCCTACTATGTCATGATCGCAGTCCCCCTGAAGATTTCCTTCGCCTTGGTTATTGCAATCATCCTTAATCAGAATATCAAGGGTATCAACCTGTTCCGTACCCTCTACTACATACCTTCCATTCTCGGCGGCAGTGTGGCCATCAGCGTACTGTGGAAGTATCTGTTCATGAACCAAGGGGTGGTGAACAACATCATTGCCGTCTTCGGCATCAAGGCCGTGGACTGGCTGGGTGATCCCCGCTTTGCACTGGGAACCGTCAGTTTGGTCACCGTCTGGCAGTTCGGCTCGTCCATGCTGCTCTTTCTGGCCGGGCTGAAGCAGATTCCGGTCAGCCTCTATGAGGCGGCACGGATCGATGGGGCGGGACGGATGCGGATTTTCTGGAAAATTACCATCCCCGAGCTCTCTCCCATCATTCTGTTCAATCTCATCATGCAGATGATCAACGCCTTCCAAGACTTCACCAGTGCGTTTGTCATTACCCAGGGAGGTCCGCTCAAGTCGACCTACCTCTACGGCCTCATGCTCTACGACCAAGGCTTCAAGTTCTTCAAGATGGGCTACTCCTCGGCCCTCTCGTGGATTCTGTTTGCCATCATCCTCTTCTTCACCAGCCTGACCTTCCGCTCCTCCGAGTCCTGGGTCCATTATGGAGATTCGCTATGA
- a CDS encoding ABC transporter substrate-binding protein yields the protein MKKTLVLLLIAMLAMGTVFAAGTKEAAAQTGPVTLRLSWWGGDSRHTPTLKAMDAYTQSNPNVKLEGEYGGWDGYYQKIVTQIAGGTAADIIQIDQPWLAELASKGDVFATIDNSMVDLSQFDADFLKNYCTYNGKLLGLPTGTNVNTFIVDADMLASAGIDPNTKWTWDNIVTEGRKINQKDKTAYFSGATPDLMRYWFEIYIAQLAGAVVDGNKKVAFTQAQGTEAFTYFKRWFDEGIVAPFSQTSLFYQKFQENPSWINGKMATSWTWVSSMDKDIGARKMVTRQFPVMAGAKNSGVLMRPSQIFVVNNNSKNKAEAIKVLNYLFTDAQALELLGLARGIPSTTVGRSVLAQKGMITTMAEKATNEGIAQAGLPQSVYQMNSEVIQTMQDVIDEFGFGKLTPAEASAKMIKNLEATLATL from the coding sequence ATGAAAAAGACACTCGTACTGCTTCTCATCGCCATGTTGGCAATGGGAACCGTGTTTGCAGCAGGAACCAAAGAAGCTGCAGCACAAACCGGACCGGTTACCCTCAGGCTCAGCTGGTGGGGTGGAGATTCACGCCACACCCCGACCCTCAAAGCCATGGATGCCTATACGCAGAGCAACCCCAACGTAAAGTTGGAAGGTGAGTATGGCGGATGGGACGGCTACTATCAGAAAATCGTGACCCAGATCGCCGGTGGAACTGCTGCCGACATTATCCAGATCGACCAGCCCTGGCTTGCCGAACTCGCCTCCAAGGGAGACGTGTTTGCAACCATCGACAATTCGATGGTCGACCTCTCCCAGTTTGATGCAGACTTCCTGAAGAACTACTGCACCTACAACGGAAAGCTTCTTGGACTTCCCACCGGAACCAACGTCAACACCTTTATCGTTGATGCAGACATGCTTGCTTCAGCCGGTATCGATCCCAACACCAAATGGACGTGGGACAATATCGTCACCGAGGGCAGGAAGATCAACCAGAAGGACAAGACTGCGTATTTCAGCGGAGCAACCCCGGACCTCATGCGCTACTGGTTTGAGATTTATATCGCCCAGCTCGCAGGTGCAGTGGTAGACGGCAACAAGAAAGTTGCATTCACCCAGGCTCAGGGCACCGAGGCTTTCACCTACTTCAAGCGTTGGTTCGACGAGGGCATCGTAGCTCCTTTCAGCCAGACCTCCCTTTTCTACCAGAAGTTCCAGGAAAATCCGTCGTGGATCAATGGCAAAATGGCCACCAGCTGGACTTGGGTGAGCTCAATGGATAAGGACATCGGAGCCAGGAAGATGGTAACCCGCCAGTTCCCCGTCATGGCAGGAGCCAAGAACAGCGGAGTGCTGATGAGACCGTCCCAGATTTTCGTTGTCAACAACAACTCCAAGAACAAAGCCGAAGCGATCAAGGTACTCAACTATCTGTTTACCGACGCCCAGGCCCTTGAGCTGCTCGGTCTTGCACGCGGCATTCCTTCGACCACCGTCGGAAGAAGCGTACTTGCCCAGAAAGGCATGATCACGACCATGGCTGAGAAGGCTACCAATGAAGGCATCGCCCAGGCAGGACTGCCCCAGAGCGTATACCAGATGAACAGCGAAGTTATCCAGACCATGCAGGATGTCATCGATGAGTTCGGCTTTGGAAAGCTCACTCCCGCTGAAGCTTCCGCCAAGATGATCAAGAATCTCGAAGCTACTCTCGCAACTCTGTAA
- a CDS encoding RloB domain-containing protein: MKISGIPLVNIAGLTNHQLQEFQHSCSRLPSTVLPITSNPCIEFWFLLQFLDNPKSRIYESCQSVINNALHKFIPGYEKTETYFASSQAFARMEQNNGLQRALSSAEYLLSILHAEMDVALCSFTEISTRIMHLETCKGCTFKNDCRTCSNTVSTFFGR, translated from the coding sequence ATGAAAATTTCCGGGATTCCACTGGTGAATATAGCGGGATTAACCAACCATCAGCTTCAAGAATTCCAACATTCATGTAGCAGATTGCCGAGTACAGTACTGCCCATCACCAGCAATCCTTGTATTGAGTTTTGGTTCCTCTTGCAGTTTCTGGACAACCCGAAAAGTCGAATATATGAGTCATGTCAAAGCGTTATCAATAATGCGTTGCACAAGTTCATCCCTGGCTATGAAAAAACAGAAACATATTTCGCCTCTTCTCAAGCCTTTGCACGTATGGAGCAAAACAATGGCTTACAGAGAGCTTTGTCCAGTGCTGAGTATCTCCTTTCAATCCTACACGCCGAAATGGATGTCGCATTGTGTTCTTTCACTGAAATATCGACACGTATTATGCACTTGGAGACATGTAAAGGATGTACCTTCAAAAACGACTGCAGAACATGTTCCAACACAGTATCTACGTTCTTCGGGAGATAG
- a CDS encoding amidohydrolase family protein codes for MAYIDAHAHIFEQLCGFGADGELRAMPKGKAIWATGEVIDLVPSCYGDTTFPAERFLEVMDAHAIEKAVLLQGGFLGFANQYLKEVVEKYPTRFAAAATFDPYCRNAQKILDNVQKSFSLFKFELSTGCGIMGSHPDFALDNSLMMGFYEQIAGNKGVLVFDLGSPGDGSHQPNAIRNIARQFPNLEIVICHLASPRRQHRAELTDALQTMKAENIHFDLAALHHKVRPEAYPFPTAQAFINLAKDIVGSEHLMWGTDAPSTLVQYSYEQLMEYQRLLFSEAEQALVFHDNAQRLYFSR; via the coding sequence ATGGCGTATATTGATGCTCATGCCCATATATTTGAACAGCTTTGCGGGTTCGGTGCCGACGGAGAACTGAGGGCTATGCCCAAAGGGAAAGCCATCTGGGCTACTGGAGAGGTTATAGACCTTGTTCCATCCTGCTATGGTGACACAACCTTTCCCGCTGAGCGATTCCTTGAGGTGATGGATGCGCATGCCATAGAGAAGGCAGTGCTGTTGCAAGGTGGCTTTTTGGGCTTCGCCAACCAGTATCTGAAGGAAGTAGTAGAGAAATATCCCACACGTTTTGCAGCTGCAGCAACGTTTGACCCCTATTGCCGTAATGCACAGAAAATTCTGGACAATGTGCAAAAGAGCTTTTCTCTCTTCAAGTTCGAGCTTTCCACCGGTTGCGGCATTATGGGCAGCCACCCCGACTTCGCGCTGGACAACAGCTTGATGATGGGCTTCTACGAACAGATTGCAGGGAACAAGGGTGTATTGGTTTTCGACTTAGGGAGCCCCGGTGATGGATCACACCAACCCAACGCGATACGAAATATCGCACGACAGTTTCCTAATCTTGAAATTGTCATCTGCCACTTGGCTAGTCCGAGGCGCCAGCATCGGGCGGAGCTTACCGATGCTCTACAGACCATGAAAGCCGAGAACATCCACTTCGACCTTGCCGCCCTGCACCACAAGGTACGTCCCGAGGCCTATCCCTTCCCTACCGCACAGGCGTTCATCAACCTTGCAAAGGATATCGTGGGGTCAGAGCACCTGATGTGGGGTACTGACGCTCCATCGACGTTGGTACAGTACAGCTATGAGCAGCTTATGGAGTATCAGAGGCTTCTCTTCAGTGAAGCTGAGCAGGCCTTGGTCTTTCATGACAATGCACAGCGGCTGTACTTCTCCCGATAG